In Glycine max cultivar Williams 82 chromosome 10, Glycine_max_v4.0, whole genome shotgun sequence, the DNA window TCCAAGATAACTTTACTTTGTTGCCTAGTCTGTTAACAGGATCACAATTGGCTAGGATCATCAATCTGGAGAATAGGAGAAACTTAACTAGGACATTGGTATTAGGCAACATGTAGTACCTGGCAGAAATTGCATCAGGCAACATGGTAAGTCCCTTCCGGAAAGATCCAACAGTCTGACCTTTTGGTTTTGGCAGACGCCTACATGATTAATTGAATTAGTGAAATACTCAATAAATTATGGCAAAAATCCAGAGCAAATATATTATTACGGATCTCGAGGTGGTTTTGAAGCTCCATTTCTCTCTTGTATTGCTTTGAAAGTTCCACCAATAATGCTACCACCATTTTTTTCCAGCTTCCAAACTTTCCCGAATGCTGCTTTCATACTTAATTTTGAAGGATCGCCTGCATAGACCCCTATATAACAAAATTCAGGTAAGCAAcagaattttcaataaaaaagactgctgaaaaacagaagaaaattcATAATAGGAGAGAAAAGCTAGATGAAGTAAGCTTATCACTGattacataaaaaagaaagcatAGTATAGGACACACTCAAGTCTTTTATGGGGCATTGCAGCTGACTTATATAAAATTTGCATGTGCTTGTCCAatggtttatttatttgtaaatataCTTCAATAACATTTATAAGAGGAACAgagggaagagagaaaatgGTGCTTTTGTTGATATTACTTGCTAATGTGCTAACTCAAGTTTTAAGTGTTCTAACATGTCAAAACCACCACATGCTATGAACCATGATGAACTAGGACATATTGGACTTGTTTCTTCACAAGTTATTCTCCTTCCCCTGGCCCTAACAAACTCCCAAACAGGAAAATCATGTATTTGGTTGAGTTTTACATGTGGATTAAAGGAGcactacataataataaaaaagatactGAACTGCACCAAAAAGTGGTCAATTACAATAATTCAAGCAGGATCTATGTTGTGATGTTTGGGGGAAGCTGCCTCCAcaggatttttaatttttcttaatataatatacatgtaTAATACTAAATTAACCCAATAATTTGAAATGCAGTACAAAAAGTTAACCCATAATATTAGTAATGCTCCcacaattttaaatatacaagtATTGTGCCCTTTACTTAAAATTTCCAGATCTGTCACAGATTCAAGTGTCATTATGAACATAGAAATATAgtcattaattaagaaaaactttTCCCTTATATGCAATATAAATCAGAGGGTTTTCAAAAGACAAGTTAGACAATGAATATGAAACATTCTTTCAGGAGTCTATAAATGTCTTATTCAATTGAGCTATTAGTCAGCCATCATGATGGATTACATTTTAATGGCTAAAAACTGAATATCCCTGGGTCAAAAAGTAACACATAATAATAGAAGGTTGGTTAGAGGTTAACAAGAATaacaaaaaagagagcaaacaaGTCAATGCTCCAACCTGAACAAAAAGGCTCTATCAACCGTTCAAAAACCTCATCACCAAGGTTCCGACGAACAAACTCTTCAACCGATTCCTCATGACCCTGTCACCTTTGTCAACATTATATTCCatgagaaaacaaaattaagaacaGTTGCCCTTTATCCTTCCGGACATTGCATTTGACAAACAAAATCAAAGAAAGGAAAGAGGACACACTGGAGGAGGAGGCCGAATTCCAAGCGCACCAAAGCCAGCCCTGATTTTGCCACCAATGCTCATCAAGTCAAAGAAAGGCAAATCAGTCAGCTTCCCGGGCACCGGCCTCAACTTCCTGTTCCACAACACAAACCGAGGTGCATCAGGATCCCCCAAAACAAGCTCATCCTTTAAACCACTGTCCACCTGCCAAATGCAAAAACCAAAACTACATTACCAACAATTCAACTGCGAGGAGTGCTAGAGACACACTATTTTTACTAGACACTCTactaatagttaaaaattattgaaaactacaaaataatGATAAAGACTCATTAAGTAAGTAGTGGGACCAATGAAAATTTgtaatttccaataaatttcagACAACACTCAATGGTATAATGTTGTGTTAGAAAGTACTACTTTGTTCCTAGCATTTCTCACTCAAACAAAGACATTGAATTGTGTTGCAGATCCCACATCAGTAATAATATGACCAAAATAGTAAGTGGAAGTAACCCTTATCCTATGAGCTACTCCCTCTATCcctaaataaaagataattttcagAAATTTGTTTGTCCATTTTTATAAGATcaatttctaacttttagatgcattaattatttttttccctacatatttttacttaattattctctCTGCAAACATCAATGAGAAACAATTAAGTggataaagagataaaaaaagataattttgaaatgataatacaaataattgacCTATTGAACCCGAATTAACTTTTAGGGTCAAGTTAGGCTCAAAACCGAATTCCGCGAAAGAAACATCACATACCACCATGGTGAGCATTGGATCAGAAGGCTGGAAGCTGTTGGGGCCTTCTTCCCAGAGGTATCCGTCCCTCTCCATCGTGGTGATGTTGCCGCCGACGCGGTCTCGGGCCTCCGTGACGACGACGTTGGCATTGGCGTGTTTGGTGGCGAGGGCCTGGGCGATGCAGAGGCCGCTGACGCCTCCGCCGACGACGACGCAGTCCACGGGGGCGGAGTCTCTGGTTTTGGGCGGAGACGCGGTGGATTCCTCCGCAATGGAGCAGCGTAGAATAGGGTTAGGGCGAGAGCGAGGGAATTTTCGAGTGGGAGAGGTGAAGAAAGAGGTTGGGGAATGGAGGGAGGGGCGAAGAAGGGTTTGGTTCGGCGGGAATAGGATCTCGTTGAAGACGGAAACCATGGTTGGTTACAGTAATGGCACTATTCGTTCGTTATCTTCAACACTGTGCTAAAGATAACCAAAATGTGCAACACGCTGATAGTACTCGGCCTTGGTTGGTTACAGTAAAATACACAATTGCCTCCATCTAAACTTTACCTTTAACGTTcttgaaaaaatgttttctaagtactttttttatctattagttttttttttttatcatatcattattattataaaagcaATAACTTATTTTGAAGTCAAATAAAAGCTaatatttagaataattttttttataggacgattattataagataaaaacaataacttatttTGAAGTCAAATAATAAGTTTCGGACTTTCGGCActcaaacaatttatttttgtatttgattcGAGTTTAGTAAAGGAAAGAAACATAATTGAAAAATGAcgtatcattaaatatttttagtaattttttataaagattaatcattaaagctaataaaaaatataagtcgctcattttattttctttgtaagTAGATATAGTTAttgaactatttattttaaggaaTAATTATTAAACTATTAATAATGGCAATAGCATCATCAAGTTACTCATgatctttttttatgttttgtttcatTCACGAGAATCAAATTTCATATACAAGAATTTAAGATAGAtctccttttattattttttatgtaaataaatatatttattgaactAATAACAATATAAGAAATTTGTTCTATTGAATTACAAATAATATACTTATTACCTATAAGAGAAGAAATATCATTCGGGTAATATTTCCAAAGGAATATTAGTCTTTCTTATTTCCATTacgattaaatttttaaaaatgaaatgatatgGAATTGAGAATTCTTATAGATTCTTCATTGATAGAATGGAAAGaattaaggaaaaataattcccaaacaataaaatcaaatggaaaaatcgaaaaattgaaagaaaattttcttttttttgtttaatgcaTAGAGTTAGCTACGCATTTTCTCTGAACAAATATAAAACCAGATGTTACTTAGTTTGATAAacatttttagaataa includes these proteins:
- the LOC100810190 gene encoding protoporphyrinogen oxidase 1, chloroplastic, encoding MVSVFNEILFPPNQTLLRPSLHSPTSFFTSPTRKFPRSRPNPILRCSIAEESTASPPKTRDSAPVDCVVVGGGVSGLCIAQALATKHANANVVVTEARDRVGGNITTMERDGYLWEEGPNSFQPSDPMLTMVVDSGLKDELVLGDPDAPRFVLWNRKLRPVPGKLTDLPFFDLMSIGGKIRAGFGALGIRPPPPGHEESVEEFVRRNLGDEVFERLIEPFCSGVYAGDPSKLSMKAAFGKVWKLEKNGGSIIGGTFKAIQERNGASKPPRDPRLPKPKGQTVGSFRKGLTMLPDAISARLGNKVKLSWKLSSISKLDSGEYSLTYETPEGVVSLQCKTVVLTIPSYVASTLLRPLSAAAADALSKFYYPPVAAVSISYPKEAIRSECLIDGELKGFGQLHPRSQGVETLGTIYSSSLFPNRAPPGRVLLLNYIGGATNTGILSKTDSELVETVDRDLRKILINPNAQDPFVVGVRLWPQAIPQFLVGHLDLLDVAKASIRNTGFEGLFLGGNYVSGVALGRCVEGAYEVAAEVNDFLTNRVYK